The DNA sequence TACCAAGCAGATGTTCCCATAATTGCATCATTTGGTAAGGTGCCATTACCAATATACTCAATTGGGTTTCCTCCAAAAATACCGCTATTATCTAATCTTGCAATTTCCAATCCTGAAATAGCATTTCTAAAAACCACTTGTCCTAATGGAAATGTTGAACCACTTGTATCACTAATAAAATATGCTGTAGGGTCATTTAATGACACAAAAGCATTACTTATAGAGGTTTGCCAAATAGCATCTTTTGTAGAAAATTTTGTATTATTTCTAATAGACCAATTATAGCCAAGGTCTTGTAATAAGTCAAATCCAAACGCTAAATCTCTAGCATACAAACCTTTTGATGGATTAAAACTATTAGTAGCTCCTTGCGTTAAGTTCCGCCCATCTGGAATAGAAACATCAAATGCTGGCATCATTAGAGCTGTAGTATTAAAATCCTGATCAAAAGCAGGCTTAGGGTCATTCCAATCTGTTGCTGCAACTCCTGTCCATCTGTTTGTATAATCATCCAAAATTTTGCCATAAAATTTTAAATAACCTCGACTATATTTCTTTAAGACATTAAATTTAAATTGACCTCCTTTACTAAATACAAAATCTGTATTTCGTGCACCATCATCATAACGGTAATGACCTCCAACATTAAAAAACCAATTATTACCTAAAGGACCTCCCAGAATTGCATCTACTTTATACAATGGATTCCCTTCGCCTTGTAAACCACTTTGCAATTGAATTTCACCTCCAAAATGAGAACGCTCGTCATGCGAAATAAAATTATAAATTCCTCCTGGTGCGTTTAATGCCGTTATAGATGCACTTCCTCCTCTTATGGCTTCTACTCGTTTAGTACTAAGATCCAAACGGTGAAAAATATCCGGAGAATAATAAGAATGCTGTACTAAACTTACGGGTAATCCATCCTCTTGTAGGGATATGTAATACCAACCAAAATCGTCTTCAGCAGAAGCTGAAATACCTCGTGTATATACTTTTGTAAATACTTCGCCTGCAGAAGCATCAGTAAATGTCCCGGAAATATTTTGCAACAAATCAGCAGTTCCTCTGGGCGTTACTTGACGTAATACTTTTAATTCTAAAGAACTCACAGACGTGCTAGATTCTAATTGGATACGAGGCTCAAAAGTACCTGTAACAACAATAGTTTGAAGATTAAGTAAATCGTCTTCCAATACAAATAAAAATGACAAATTATCTTTATCTACATCTATCGATTTGTATGATGTTTTAAAACCAATATGCGAAATACTTAATATATAATTCCCTGAAACCACGTCATTTATTTCAAAAACTCCTTGACTATCTGTAATATCAAAAAAATTGGTGCCCTTTATTACAACATTTACACCTTCTAAAGCATTTCCATTCGTATCATTTACAACACCTTTAATATTTACCTGTCCTAAAACAGTATTATAAATTACTAACATTATAAAAAACAGTATATTTTTTTTTAATTGTTTCATTTGATTTTTAAGAGATATTTTTTGAAATACATAATTAATAAAAAAACATTTAAAACTTGAACCTTTTAACATGTTTAATATGCTTTTCAAAAACGACTATTAAGCGATAACTTCCTTAATTTATGCTTATTAAAAAATTACTTTTATTGTAAATATTCTTGTAAATTTATTTTATTTAAATTTTAAACAAATTTCATAAAAAAACAACTAATGACTAACCATCAAAATATTACAAAATCAAAAAGAAATCTCAATATCGTATTAAGTACTATGTTTTCATTATTTGCCATCATCCAACTTAATGACCCAGACCCTACTCTTTGGTTCTCATTGTATATGATTGTAGCACTTGTTTCTATTATTTCAAATTACACAAGCATACATAGAATCATCATTTGGGTGCTCATAATTGGCTATTCACTTTATGCGAGCAGGTATTTTTTCTATTTTTTTGATTGGTTAAACACAGAACACAAAGAAGAAATTTTCGGGAAAATGGTTTATGAAAAACCCTATTTGGAAGGTTCCAGAGAATTTATTGGGCTTATTATGGCTATTGGTGCCTTATTTTTTCAGGTTGGAAAAAAAGATACACATTAAAATAAAACTATGAACTTTTATAAAATCCATAGTTTTATTTTGAAAGTATGATATTCTTTATATCAATTTAAAATCTAATTATTTTTTTCAGAAGTGGTTCTTGGCCATGAAGAAAACACAACGATATCTATGTTGTCACCCAAATACAACACGTAAGTTAAATAGCAAATAAAAATTCTTTTAATAAGATTTAAAATTTCCTATTAAAACTAACTTAAAATGGTCGTTTACTAGCAAATTGAGTAATTTCCTCTTCAATGTTTTTTAAATAATCAATATCATCAAATCCATTTAACATATTATCTTTTTTGTAAAGATTAATATCAAAAGATTCAGATTCACCAGTAGCTAATAAAGTAACTGTTTGATTAGGTAAATCTACTCTAATCTCTGTTTTAGGGTCAGCCTCAATTGCTTTGAACAATTTATCTGCAAATGCTACTGATACTTGTACTGGTAATACACCAATATTCAAACAGTTATTCTTAAAAATATCTGCAAATGCAGAAGAAATAACACAACGCAACCCAAAATCATAAACAGACCAAGCGGCATGCTCTCTTGAAGAACCAGAACCGAAGTTTCTGCCTCCCACTAAAATTTTAGATCCTGCATATTTTTCTTGGTTTAATGGAAAATCAGCCTTAGGTGTTCCATCACTATTATATCTCCAATCACGGAAAAAATTGATATCAAAATCTACACGCTCAGTTGCTTTTAAGAAACGAGCTGGAATGATTTGATCTGTATCCACATTCTCTATTGGAAGTGGGTACGCTGTACTTGTTAATACTTCAAATTTATCGTAAGCCATTTTGTAATTTGCTTTTAACCTTTAGCTTTTCGCTATTAGCATATTTTATTATTATTTTACTTCAGCTGATTGCCTAAATTATGCGACAACATTAGCATTTAAAATTGTTCTTGGATCCGTAACGACACCTTCTACAGCCGATGCTGCTGCAACTAAAGGAGAAGCCAATAAGGTTCTTGACCCTGGACCTTGACGACCTTCAAAATTACGGTTAGATGTTGACACAGATAATTTTCCTGCTGGAATTTTATCATCATTCATTGCTAAACATGCTGAGCACCCTGGCTCTCTTAATACAAATCCTGCATCAGATATGACTTTGTCCAATCCTTCTGCTTTAATTTGATCTACTACTTTATGAGATCCTGGAACCAACCAAGCTGTAACGTGATCTGCTTTTTTACGACCTTTTACGATTGAACAAAATGCTCTAAAATCCTCAATACGTCCGTTTGTACATGAACCTAAAAACACAAAATCAATTTTTTTACCAATCATAGCTTCACCTTCGTGAAAATCCATATAGCCTAAAGATTTTCGATAAGTTTCAACACCGCCTTCAACCGCTTCAGCATTAGGTATATCTTTAGTTACCCCCATCCCCATTCCTGGGTTTGTTCCGTAAGTAATCATTGGTTCTATATCGGCTGCATCATAATTAAATTCGGCATCAAATTTGGCACCTTCATCTGTTTTCAAGGTATTCCAATATTCCATAGCTTTGTCCCAATCAGCTCCTTTAGGAGTTAATGCACGACCTTTAATATATTCAAACGTTTTTTTATCTGGAGCAATCATACCGCCACGAGCCCCCATCTCAATAGACAAGTTACATACAGTCATACGACCTTCCATAGTCATATCCTCAAAAACATCTCCTGCATATTCTACAAAATAACCTGTAGCACCAGAAGTTGTTTGTTTAGAAATAATATATAAAGCTACATCTTTAGGAGTAACCCCCAAACCTAATTTTCCATTTACGTTAATACGCATGGCCTTAGGTTTAGATTGCATAATACATTGTGTAGACAATACCATTTCTACTTCAGAGGTACCAATACCAAAAGCAATAGCACCAAAAGCACCATGAGTAGACGTATGGGAATCTCCACAAACAATAGTTGCGCCAGGCAATGTAATACCATTTTCAGGTCCCACAACGTGTACAATACCGTTATTTTCATCTCCCAATCCCCAGTGAGAAATACCATGCTTTTTTGCATTTCTTTCCAAAGCATCTAACTGGTTTGCAGACAAAGCATCTTCCACAGGTAAATGTTGATTGATTGTTGGGGTATTGTGATCGGCAGTAGCAAAAGTACGTTCTGGATACAATACACTGTTACCTCTACTTTCTAATCCTAAGAAAGCTACTGGACTTGTAACTTCATGAATGAAATGACGATCAATAAAGAATACATCTGGTCCATCCTGCACATGACGCACAACATGTGAATCCCAAACTTTGTCAAATAATGTCTTACTCATATTAGTGTTTATAATTATAGTTTAAATGTTTATCCTATTTTTTGAAGGTATACTCATTTAAAAAAATGAACATAATTTTTCAAAAAGGATACAAATTTACTAAAAACTCCTTTTATATCATCATTTAATAAAGATTAAGGAAGATTTAAATAGATTTTTATATGATTATTAGTGGAATAAAAAAAAACCGATAATTTCTTAACAGAAAATCATTATTGGTTAAAATTTTTAAAAGTAAATTTACTTTAATCTATCTACAACATATTCCACTTGGGTTTTTCCATGAGCTTTGGCATGGCCATCAACTCCAATATTAACCATGACTATGTTTGAAATAGTTATGATAGTTTCATGAGTCATTTTATTTCTAACTTCACAAGATAACGTTAAAGAAGCATTTCCAAATTTTACAACTTCAATACCAATTTCTACAATATCCCCTTGTTTAGCTGATGATTTAAAATCTATTTCACTCATGTATTTAGTAACAACTTTTTGGTTTTCAAGTTGTATAATAGCATACAAAGCAGCTTCCTCATCTATCCATTCTAATAATCGTCCTCCAAAAAGTGTACCGTTGGCATTCAAATCTTCGGGTTTAACCCATTTTCTTGTGTTAAAATTCATGATTCAATTGTAATTTATAAAGTATGTTTAAGTAGTTTCAACTATGTATATTATAGTGCAAAAACAACTTACTTTTGTTAAAACCTTAAAATTTAGGATAGTTTAGTGGTCAATTAAAATGAATATGTTGTAAGTTTTAACACTTGCAAATTTCTTGTTTCAATTATAGGCAAAGATAGAAAAATCTACTAATGTTAATAACCTCGTTAACAATTATAATGATTCTTAATTATATAAAGGACTTAAAACCTTTAATTTTATTAAAACTCTAAATCATGAACACAAGACAATTTAACTTAAAGAGTATACGCCCAGAAGTTGCTTCTACTACAATAAACGACAACATGAGTAGTGATGAACGGTTTCAAAATTTAGTATTACGCCCTATAATCAGACTTCAATCAGGCTTGTTTGTTGAGGTTTTTAAAAATTACATCAATAAACATAAAGGTGTTTTTTATAATTTCACTTTAGATAAACGTATTAATTATATTGAAAACGCCATTCAAAAAGATGTGAAATTTCGAAATTCACTAAAAGGAATGGTTATTGGACTTTTTACAGTTGAAGAATATCTGATTTATATTGAAAATTCCTCTGCTTTAAATAAACGCATGATGAATATTGTAAAAGAACAATTAATTAATAATATACAACTTTTTGAAAAACAAAAACTTTTAACAGCGGTGTAGGAACTTAAAAGCAACTGAACATCTGGCTTTATAAATTTGTAATGAACACCTGCCCTTTATCCTTATAGGTGTTTTCCATTTATTGTATTTTTTACTTTCACATAAAATATAAGTATACTATCACCATTTGATTGATGAAAAATGAGTTTGTTTTGTACGTTTTACAATTTTTAAAGCTTTTAATGTCACTTTTCTTACTTCTGTGGTGGAAGTTGTATCAATCTACTTCATACCTCTACTAAAACTTCAAATCCAAATTGCTTAGCTTAACATCATTTTTCTTATAGTACACCTTTATAAACTCAGCCACCTTCCTCCTACTTTCCACATACCTACTCCAAGACAATTTGTTAAAGTCTACTCCTATTAACTTTTTGGTCTTTTCATTATGCAAATCATAAGCACCTAATATGGCAATTTCAGTCTTTACATCTTCACCTTTATATTTCCTGTAAATATCATCTACATCAAAGTTTTCTTGTGAAATTTGAAGCATCAAAAAAGCCTCATTAATCTTCTGACTAATAAGGCTCAAATGCGCATTCAATATATTATTCTCTTTATTGGGAGGTTTAGCAACTTGTTGTTTACTATCCCAAGCCTCAGGTTTTATAAGTAGTCCTGTGGAGAACTCTTTCCTAGTTTTAGAGTATGTAATTCTACATCTTATAGGGCATAATCCCTTTTTATTTGTTTTTACCTTTTTCAGTAAAAACAATATAGCGAGTTTATAATCATTCATCTTTTTATTTGAGTTTAAAAAGGTACACCTGAAGAAAAAAGGGTACACCTAATAGTACACCAAAAAGGCACACTTTTAATAAATAATGGATTGTATTGAAATAATGAGATCAGCTCTATAAAACCTTGTGAAGCACTACAAACCCTATAAAAACAAAAAAGCCTCACTATTTCTAGTGAAGCTTTAAGTGAGCCCTGAAGGATTCGAACCTTCGACCGCCTCCTTAGAAGGGAGGTGCTCTATCCAGCTGAGCTAAGAGCCCGTAGTTTTAATGTTTCTACGAAAACAGTGTCGGGGTGGCAGGATTCGAACCTGCGACCTCCGCGTCCCAAACGCGGCGCGATAACCGGGCTACGCTACACCCCGAATAAACCTTGAATTAAAAATTCAATTATTATTAATTATACTATTTAAATATTGTTTTCAATTAACACTACAAAATCCAATAGTTAACCAAATAATTGCGGAGAGACGGGGATTCGAACCCCGGGTACCCTTTTGGGGTACGACGATTTAGCAAACCGCTCCTTTCGGCCACTCAGGCACCTCTCCTAATGTTTATGAACATTGCAATAAAATTGCGGTTGCAAATGTATATTATATCCACATATAACGCAACTATTTTTTTACTTTTTTCTGTTTTTATTCTGGGTACTCAATACGCAAATGATAAATGTTTGCTAACTTGTGTTTTAACACTTTTTTTATGGATTGAATTTCCTTAAAAGTAATGTTAGCATTCAAAAATTGACCATCTTCAATTTGTTTATTAATAATACTTTCTACAAAAGCATCAATTTTAGTGGAAGTTGGATTTTTTAAACTCTTTGATGCTGCCTCAACACTATCACACATCATTAAAATTGCCGTCTCTTTACTGAAAGGTTTAGGTCCTGGATAACAAAAATCAGCTTTAATAGCATCTGGATCAATTTCTTTTTCCTTCATATAAAAATAATAAACCAAACTAGATCCATGGTGAGTGCGAATAAAATCAACTACTCTATCTGGCAGATTATGTTTTTTTGCTATCTCTATACCATTAATTACATGATCAACTATAATTCTAGCACTTTCTTTTGCAGACAATTCATCATGTGGATTAATACCTGTTGATTGGTTTTCAATAAAATAAGTAGGATTCTTCATTTTTCCTATATCGTGGTATAATGCCCCCACACGTGCAAGCATTGCATTTGCCCGTATTTCATTAGCTGAAGATTCAGCAAGGTTTGCTACATTCAATGAATGATGAAATGTCCCTGGAGCTTTATTTGATAGTTCTTTAAGGAGTTTAGAGTTGGTATCTGACAATTCTAAAAGCGATACATCAGAAACCAATCCAAAAAGTTTTTCATAAGCATAAATTAAAGGTTGTACAAACAGTGTTGCAAACCCACATAACACAAACAATCCAAAGGTCTGCCATTTTATAGTTTCTACACTACCTTCATGGATTACAAAAAAAGCAAAATAAGCAATGATATAAATTAAAGTAATTTGACCAACCGATATAAACAAATTAGCTCGTTTATACAATTCTGAAACAGTTAAAATAGTTACAATTCCTGCTATAATTTGTAAAAACATATACTCATAACTATTCGGTACAATTGATCCTAATAATAGTACTGTAATAACATGTGAAAACAGCCCCAGTCTAGCATCAAAAAAGGCCTTAAATACTAATGGTAAAATACAAATTGGCACCACATAAATATATTGTGAATTGTAATTTATTACCAAAGTTGTTAGTAATACCATTAAAAATATATTGAAAAATATAAAAGTCACCTTGGTGTTGTTCTCAAATACATCTAATCGATATTTTCTTAAAAACAAAAGCAACATCAATAAAGCTAATGCTACTAACAAAGTATATGCAAATAGAATCCAGTTGTAGTTAGATTCATTCCATACCTGCGACTCAAACTCAGATTGCAACGATTTTAATATCTGAAATTTATCACCTTCTATAATTTCTCCTTTAGAAATAATTAGTGTTTCCTTAGCGATACTTCCTCTTGTATACGATATTTTATTAAGTTCTTCATTTAATACTTTTTCAGTAAATGATTTATCATAAACCAAATTTGGTTCAATTAAATCAAAAAATAAAGACACAAAATCTGATTTATAAGCATTTAAATTTTGATCTAATAGCACTCTTTCAATAATAGGCGTAATTTTATCCTGATGTGTTAAATTGGAATAAATTGTTTTGTGTTTTTCTACTCGACCATCAAGAATAACAACCGATTTTTCGTCATTAAAATCATAACTCCCCGTTAAAACGCCATACTTATAAAGTTCTGATATAATTTGCTCTCCAACTTTTAAAAGAATTTCTTTCTGTCTATTATAAATTGAATCAGAAAAATTTTCATAAAAAATTTCTGGATATTTTTTCTTAATTCTTCGGACAATAACAGTATCTAAATCAAAATACAATGTTGCATTTTCAGTAATAGTCTTTTTTTCTAACGCAATTTCTTCATCGGCTTTTTTTATGGCAAAATCAAATGGAGCTTGTAGATTTTCTGATTGCCAAGGTTTTCCTTTTTCAAAACTATACTTAAATTTTCCACTTTTAGGGAATAGGTAAACAATTAAAAAAGTGGTAACTATAAACAACAATCCTTTATAAATTAAGGAATGGTTTCTGTAAAGTTTATTTATGAAATCATTCATGTATTAATGCATTAACCAATTTAAGTGGTTTTATTTTTCCTAAAAATATTTGTTTATGATGTGTTTTTCTAATTGCTTCATTTATACACTATCATTTCTATTATTCAAATGTAATAAATTTATAAGGGTTATAGTTTTTTTTTCATAATACCTCAATCCCTATAATTTCTATTAAAAAATGATTATTTTCGCTTCCATGCGCTAAACCATTAATCATGCACAAAGAAGTAGTTATTGTATCGGCAGTTAGAACCCCGATTGGAAGTTTTATGGGAGCTTTATCTACCATTCCTGCTCCAAAACTTGGTGCTATTGCTATTAAAGGAGCTTTAGAAAAAATAAATCTAAAGCCCAAATTGGTAGAGGAAGTTTTAATGGGTAATGTTGTTCAATCTGGTGAAGGCCAAGCTCCTGCTAGACAAGCTGCTATATTTGCAGGAATACCTAATACGGTACCCTGTACTACCATTAATAAAGTTTGTGCTTCAGGCATGAAAGCAGTTATGCAAGCAGCGCAAGCTATTGCTTTAGGAGACATTGAAATTGCTGTTGCAGGCGGTATGGAAAACATGAGTTTAATTCCTCATTATTTGTATACCAGAATTGGTATTAAATTTGGCGCATCCACATTAATTGACGGCATGCAGAAAGATGGTTTGGTTGATGCATACGATCAAAACGCTATGGGAATTTATGCCGATTTATGCGCAAAAGAATATCAATTTTCAAGAGAAGAACAAGATGCTTATGCTATACAATCGTACAAACGATCTGCAAAAGCTTGGGAAACTGGTAAATTCAATAATGAAATAGTGCCTGTTGAAGTGCCCCAACGTCGAGGGGAATCAATCATTGTTGACAAAGATGAAGAGTTTACGAATGTTAAAATTGAAAAAATATCAAAATTACGTCCAGCATTTTCAAAAGATGGCAGTGTAACTGCTGCCAATGCATCTACAATAAACGATGGAGCTGCAGCCTTGGTATTGATGAGTAAAGAAAAAGCAAAATCATTAGGCATAAAACCTTTGGCTACAATTAAAGGTTATGCCGATGCAGCCCAAGAGCCAAAATGGTTTACTACAGCTCCTGCAAAAGCACTTCCTAAAGCATTGTATAAAGCTGGATTATCAATGACTGATGTTAATTTTTTTGAATTTAATGAGGCGTTTTCTGTAGTCGGATTGGCTAATATAAAATTACTTAACCTAAACGATAACATAGTAAATATTAATGGAGGAGCTGTATCATTAGGACATCCTTTAGGGTGTTCTGGTGCAAGAATCCTTGTTACATTATTAAATGTATTAAAGCAAAATAATGCTAAAATTGGAGCCGCAGCTATTTGTAATGGGGGGGGTGGTGCTTCTGCTATTATTATTAAACGTTGATACTATTAAATTAAACCTTTTTACTATTACTATATTAATATAAAAACAACCATAACTTAAATATTTTCACTTACAATGCAGCATTTTTCTTTTAACACAACTAACAAGCATAAATAATTAATAGCAATAGATAACACCTAAATGCAATACGGAATTTGTAATTTAAGCATAGCCCCTTTACGTTTTGAAGCCTCAGATTCAAGTGAATTGGTTTCGCAGGTTTTATATGGCGATCATTTTAAAATTTTAGAGCAACGAAAATCTTGGAGCAAAATACGCCTGGCTTTTGATAAATATGAAGGCTGGATAGATAATAAACAATATCTTGAAATAACCGCTGATCAATACTCAAATTTACAAGATGTATCTCCAATACTTTCAACAGATTTAGTTGAATTTATTGAAGATGAACAAGAACAGCTCTATCCAATTTTATTAGGGTCATCTTTAAACGGACTGGCTTTATTAAATCATTCTCATGATGGTAATTTAGTTAAAGGTAAACATCCAAAAGAAAACTTAATCAATACGGCTTTTTTCTACTTAAACGCTCCTTATTTATGGGGAGGAAAAACACCTTTTGGAATAGACTGCTCTGGTTTTACACAAATGGTATACAAACTCAATGGTTATAAACTATTACGCGATGCTTCACAACAAGCAACTCAAGGTGAAGCTTTAAGTTTTATTGAAGAAAGTGAACCAGGTGACTTGGCTTTTTTTGATAATAACGAGGGTATCATTACCCATGTGGGAATTATTATGAAAAACAATTATATTATCCATGCACATGGTAAAGTAAGAATTGACCGTTTAGATCATTCTGGTATTTACAATGTTGATAAAAAAATGCATACACACAAACTTCGTGTTATAAAAAAAGTGATATAAAAAAAAAGCCGCTAACAGCGACTTTTTTTTTATATATACTAAATAAGAATTAATTCCCAGCAGCTTCTAAAGCATCAACTTTTGCTTTCATCTCTTTTCCTTTATCTGATTCACCTACTATATTGTAAATGTTCATTAATGTTTTTGCTGCATCAATATTATCAGATTTGATTTCTAACGCTTTTTCTAAATAAGGAATAGCATCTCTATAAATTTGCTGACGAACCTTCTTTAATTCATCATAACGTAGGTTATCTTTAGTAGAAGTTCCTAACCCATTCATTTCAGTTACAACATCAGCTTCTGCACTTAAAACTATAGAAGCTATATTTATATTTGCATTTACATGTTGAGGATCTAATTCAATAGCTTTATTGTAATATTTTTTAGCTGCTTCTTTATCTCCAGATTCATTTGCTATAACACCTAAATTATATTGTAATTCAGCATTGTTTGGATCTTTAGTTGTTGCTTCTTCCATCAACTCTTTAAAAGCCTCACGGTTTCCTAATTTAAGTTGTAACTCTGCTTCAACCATTAACAAATTTAAATCATCTGGATTCTCTTTTCTAGCATCAACTAAAGCCTCTATAGCTTTATCATCTTCACCATTCTCCTTATAAATTAAAGCTATATTTTTTACAATTTCTGCTTTTCTAGATTCTGTAAATTCATCAGTAGGATTAATATGAGAATCAGCTTTAACAGAAAGATCTCTCATTTCTTTATTCTGAAAAGACTCTTTTGTGTTTGTTTCTTTATTAACAGCAAAATACTGTTTTTCAACTCCTGTATAACCTAAATCTTTAAGTTCTTCATATAGTGTTAAAGCACGGTTGTAATCTGGAATATTAATAGCCATACTAGCTGCATAATATAAAAAAGTAGTATCAGAAGTTCTTAATCTGTAAGCTTTCTCAAAATAATCAGAACTCGTAGAAAAATTTTTATTCTCGTACGCTTTATTACCAAGTGTAATCATTTTATTGGTAATCTCTTCTTTTATTCCTTTAATTTCTGAAGCATACTCCCCTTCTACTTTATCAAAATTCATTAAAGCTGCATCAATATCATCAATAGATCCAGCTCCGTTAGCATATAAAGCTTGTCCAAAATAATAATAATAATCTGCTTTTTGACCTTCATCCATAACAGACATCATACTTTTTGCCTGATTTAATGCTGCTTTTGCTTCCGCAAAATTATTGCTTTTAATTGCCTTAGCAACCGTTTTCAATTCTTTTTTTTGTGCAAAAGCAAATGCACTCACTGAAAACGCTAAAGCTAAAATAACTCGTTTTTTCATTTTTAAAATATTTATTTAATTGTCATTAATTGTTTCATCTTGATTGGTATCAAGAGTTGTGCCATCATCCTGAGTGTCATTGCTTTCAGTAGTTTCATCCAATGTAACTTCTTCATCCTCTTCATGCATCACTTTAGCAACAGCAGCAATAGAATCTGCATTTTTAAGGTTTATAAGTCTAACTCCTTGCGTTGCTCTACCCATAACTCTTAAATTTTTCACTTCTAATCTAATTGCTATTCCAGATTTATTGATAATCATTAAATCATCCGTATCTGTAACACTTTTTATAGCTACTAATTTACCAGTTTTTTCTGTAATAGAAATGGTTTTCACACCTTTTCCTCCACGATTTGTAATTCTGTAAACTGGTTCTCCATCTTCAGGATCGTCAATATAAGTACGTTTACCGTACCCATTTTCAGAAACAACTAAAACAGATTCTTCTTGTGGGTTTTCAATGGTAACCATGCCAATTACTTCATCTTCCGTATTTGCCAATGTAATACCACGAACACCAGATGCACTACGCCCCATAGGACGTGTTTTAGCTTCTTCAAAACGGATGGCCTTACCAGATTTAAGCGCTAACATAACCTGACTATTACCCGTTGTTAATTTAGCTTCTAACAATTCATCATTATCTTTAATAGTAATGGCATTAATACCATTAGTTCTTGGTCTAGAATATTG is a window from the Pseudalgibacter alginicilyticus genome containing:
- a CDS encoding tetratricopeptide repeat protein codes for the protein MKKRVILALAFSVSAFAFAQKKELKTVAKAIKSNNFAEAKAALNQAKSMMSVMDEGQKADYYYYFGQALYANGAGSIDDIDAALMNFDKVEGEYASEIKGIKEEITNKMITLGNKAYENKNFSTSSDYFEKAYRLRTSDTTFLYYAASMAINIPDYNRALTLYEELKDLGYTGVEKQYFAVNKETNTKESFQNKEMRDLSVKADSHINPTDEFTESRKAEIVKNIALIYKENGEDDKAIEALVDARKENPDDLNLLMVEAELQLKLGNREAFKELMEEATTKDPNNAELQYNLGVIANESGDKEAAKKYYNKAIELDPQHVNANINIASIVLSAEADVVTEMNGLGTSTKDNLRYDELKKVRQQIYRDAIPYLEKALEIKSDNIDAAKTLMNIYNIVGESDKGKEMKAKVDALEAAGN
- a CDS encoding acetyl-CoA C-acyltransferase, with the protein product MHKEVVIVSAVRTPIGSFMGALSTIPAPKLGAIAIKGALEKINLKPKLVEEVLMGNVVQSGEGQAPARQAAIFAGIPNTVPCTTINKVCASGMKAVMQAAQAIALGDIEIAVAGGMENMSLIPHYLYTRIGIKFGASTLIDGMQKDGLVDAYDQNAMGIYADLCAKEYQFSREEQDAYAIQSYKRSAKAWETGKFNNEIVPVEVPQRRGESIIVDKDEEFTNVKIEKISKLRPAFSKDGSVTAANASTINDGAAALVLMSKEKAKSLGIKPLATIKGYADAAQEPKWFTTAPAKALPKALYKAGLSMTDVNFFEFNEAFSVVGLANIKLLNLNDNIVNINGGAVSLGHPLGCSGARILVTLLNVLKQNNAKIGAAAICNGGGGASAIIIKR
- a CDS encoding C40 family peptidase, with amino-acid sequence MQYGICNLSIAPLRFEASDSSELVSQVLYGDHFKILEQRKSWSKIRLAFDKYEGWIDNKQYLEITADQYSNLQDVSPILSTDLVEFIEDEQEQLYPILLGSSLNGLALLNHSHDGNLVKGKHPKENLINTAFFYLNAPYLWGGKTPFGIDCSGFTQMVYKLNGYKLLRDASQQATQGEALSFIEESEPGDLAFFDNNEGIITHVGIIMKNNYIIHAHGKVRIDRLDHSGIYNVDKKMHTHKLRVIKKVI
- a CDS encoding HD family phosphohydrolase — its product is MNDFINKLYRNHSLIYKGLLFIVTTFLIVYLFPKSGKFKYSFEKGKPWQSENLQAPFDFAIKKADEEIALEKKTITENATLYFDLDTVIVRRIKKKYPEIFYENFSDSIYNRQKEILLKVGEQIISELYKYGVLTGSYDFNDEKSVVILDGRVEKHKTIYSNLTHQDKITPIIERVLLDQNLNAYKSDFVSLFFDLIEPNLVYDKSFTEKVLNEELNKISYTRGSIAKETLIISKGEIIEGDKFQILKSLQSEFESQVWNESNYNWILFAYTLLVALALLMLLLFLRKYRLDVFENNTKVTFIFFNIFLMVLLTTLVINYNSQYIYVVPICILPLVFKAFFDARLGLFSHVITVLLLGSIVPNSYEYMFLQIIAGIVTILTVSELYKRANLFISVGQITLIYIIAYFAFFVIHEGSVETIKWQTFGLFVLCGFATLFVQPLIYAYEKLFGLVSDVSLLELSDTNSKLLKELSNKAPGTFHHSLNVANLAESSANEIRANAMLARVGALYHDIGKMKNPTYFIENQSTGINPHDELSAKESARIIVDHVINGIEIAKKHNLPDRVVDFIRTHHGSSLVYYFYMKEKEIDPDAIKADFCYPGPKPFSKETAILMMCDSVEAASKSLKNPTSTKIDAFVESIINKQIEDGQFLNANITFKEIQSIKKVLKHKLANIYHLRIEYPE